The sequence ACAGGTATAATGAAGTAAGTTTGGTCGACATTCTGTCATCTAGAAGGAATGCCATCAAATGGATTTATaaccattttgatttttgatcttCTTCATGGGAGAGTAAGAGTTTTTTGTTTAACATTAATggagagcttctccaatggaatgtgtgtgggGAAAAAAGTCTTCATCCACGTAGGATATAAATCCATATTTCCTAAAatctttctccaaccctaacctctTCAACAAACATGGAGATGACATGGCATATTTTTTTGTAGACATCCTCTAGCTCGACCTGTTGTTTCAGAGGTTCACCAAGAGGATTTGTATCAATCCTAATCAgcatttttattattaaaaataattattaatcAAAAAATAGGTTAACGATATATATCGTTTCTCCTTCCAGAACGAAGTTGTTCTTCCCCTTTTCATTATTTCTCCCTTGTTTTTTCAAGCAAAGCCAGAATACCATCTCGTACGTATTGGGTATTAATCGGGTATCTATGCTTTCCTCTTTTTATCAATAACTCTTCTTTTACAGATTAATTGAATCTCCATGATGATATCCAGATCAATATTATAGCTTGTTACAgtattttatttctttgaaaaattaGAGTTAATGTAATGGTATAAGACCATTCAACTGTCTACCAATCTACGTTGTTACCGATTTTGCCtcaaagtttagagagaaagttATGCCGATTTGATTTGTATTTTTGATGTTTCTTTCTAACAGTAGAATAATAAGTCCATGATATCACTTACTTTAACGTTGATATGTAATATGATTACATTTGATTTCAAGTTGTATAATATTTATTGATCTTTGAGCATATACAACATTTTTTTAGGTTGAATATCCGTGATGGCATCAGCAAAACATCCATATGACAGTGATAGTTCGTCTTCTGGTAATGAATCAGATGGGGATGATTCATTATCTGTTTTTCGGAGCTTTAGAAAGAAACAACGGTTTGGCGACAACTTAGACAGTACTACTGAAATGAAGAAATCAACTGGAATTATCACCTCCATTGTTCCAGCCATGGTTGCAACTACGATGATAAACGTGAAGGGGCCTCATGGTGGATCAGTTTTGGTTAGAAGATACATCGAACGTGATAGAAATGTTCATCATAATTTAATTATCAAAGATTATTTCAGTCGTGGGGAGTCGAAATATCCACCAAGTTATTTTCGTCGTCGCTATCGGATGGACATTGATCTATTCAAGCGTATTTTACGTGGAATTCATTACCATGACGACTACTTTACACAAAGGGTTGATGCCGCTAAGAAGTATGGTTTGAGTCCTCTGCAAAAGATGATGGCCTCAGTGAAAATGCTTGCATATGGTTGCCCAGCTGATTCTGTTGATGAATATATTCAGATTGGTGAAAGTACTGCAATTGAATGCCTGAAACGCTTTTGTGATGCTATAATTGGTGTTTTTGAGGAACAATACTTAAGAAAACCAAATGAAGCTGACATCAAATAGTTGCTTAAAGAAGGAGAAGAACGTGGTTTTCCCGGAATGCTCGACAGTCTTGATTGTATGCACTGGCCTTGGAGGAATTTCCCTGTGGCATGGCATGGTACACACACAAATGGTTTTAAAAAGGTTCCAACTTTAATTTTAGAGGCAGTGGAATCTCAAAGTCTTTGGATATGGCATGCATTCTTTGGCATGGCTGGTTCAAATAATGATCTTTCTATTTTGGACAGATCACCTTTATTTGATGACATAGTTAATGGTGTTGCCCCACCATGTAACTTTGTTGTTCAAGATCATCAATACGATATGGGATATTATCTTTCTGATGGAATTTATCCTCAGTATGCAACTCTAATCCAAACTCTTTCCAGTCCGACTAGGCCTAAAGAGAGGTTTTTTCAAGAACGTCAAGAAGTTGTACAAAAAGATGTGGAACGAGCATTTGGAGTACTGCAAGCAAGGTGGCATATGTCAAGGGGCCGACACGTATGTGGAATGTAAAAGATATTGGGAAGATCATGAAGACTTGTATCATTTTGCATAATATGATCATTGAGCATGAGCGTCAACAAGGAGTAGACCCTGAAAGTTGGAGGCCTCTTCCAGACGAAAATGTTGAACCTGTTGTTCCACATCATGACTATACATTTTTAGTCGATAACATGATTAATCGAATAAGGCGGGTTCGAGACAAGGAAGTGCACAACGAGCTGAAGATCGATCTCATTAACCACTTATGGGATCAATTTGGAGATTCAGGAAATTAACTGTGGGGTTCCTTTATTTGCAGCATAGGAGTTGCtggtgttttatttgtttttggaaTAAAGATGTTGGTTACATCCTAGACTAGAGTTATTATTGAGAGTCCCTTATTAAGTATTGTTATTGCAGTTTTCCCTTTATTTCATTTATGGATAATCAGTTTTTTTCAGatgattgtaatttttttttacaattttatGCAGAAGTCGTGATTTCTTATATGATTCGTTTTTTTACTGTCAGCATTTGCCGCAGGGTTGGTAGTTTTATTTGCAGGACTGAAAGATTGTTTGAAGGACTGAAATTATAAGTAACCCCGTTAATTGTTTGCAAGTGTCTAGATTTGTTGCAGGCAAAGAATTTACGGTTGCTCTGACACCTCATAATATGCAGGAGGATGTGAAATTCGCTTTTGTCTTATGGGATTTTTTCCCATGGGAAAATGTCTTTGGCATAGATATGGCATAGGAAAGAAAGGTAATTCTCGGTTTTCTTGTGCAGTGTTAAGCACCTAACTACAACTTGCTACTTTTGAACTTATAATCCTTCTTAGCCTTGAAATGCGTGAGAATAGTCAGTACACCACCACACTACAGCTTGCTAGAGTTCAGGTAACAGCCTTGAATGGAAACAACATTTGTGGTTTATTTTCCTTGAAGTGTCATGTAGCTAGATAGAAGGTCAATTAGACAAGTTGCAGATAACATAAACTATCATTTATACAATCTCACCAAGTGTGcatatatagaaaataaaaaacaacattgaAAGCATTGATTAATGAAACTCAATTTTATTAAAGATCAGCTAGAAAACATTATGTTTCGACACCAGATGGACTGTTCAGGATCACCACAATAGTGACCTTACTGCAGGTACTAAACCATAGAATGCTAGGCTAAGACTCAATCAATCAAAGAAAACAACTTACTAAAGGAAATCTAACCTAAGACTTACTCAATTTAAGGAAACAACTAACTAAACAAGAAATAAACTAACACCTGCATACTAAAATTTAAATCATCAACCAGTCATCCCCAAGAGACCTTCCTCTTCCCATACCTTTATAATTTTCGCCTGCATTTGTTCATAAACCTTCCGTATGGCGGGTTGAAGAGGAGCAAGATCAGTTGTCATAATGTGCTCGCATTCCTTTCGCTTCCCTAGTTATTTGTTTCTGCCTTTGAGGTTCTTCTTTTAATTGTTGATCCTTTTCTTTCAGTTCCAATTCCTTTTTCATCAATAGCTCCATCAGTTCATGGTATTTTTTatccttttctttctttaattCCAGTTCTTGTTGAGTAAGCAAGTATTGATTTTCAATTGTAGACTGGAAACTACTCAGTGTGCCTGCAATATTCTTCTGCTCGTGTGCTTTTTGAAGTTTAGTTTTGCTAGTGATTTTACCCGGTGGACGAGCAACTCCTTGTTCGGCATCAATGTTCTCAGTATCCACATCTGTGACACCATCGGGAAGTGAAGAAGTAAGTGATGTCTGCGCTAAACTATCAGCAAGACCTTCACCTGcagtcttcttttctttctttgaagTTCCAGTATTAGTGAGTTGAAGTGAACACCACTTGGGATTTTCTTTCAGAATTTCCCAACAGTGTTCAAATTTGAATGTTGATCCATCCCTAGTCTCCTTGTAAAGTTTCAGTGCATCTCGTTTCTGCAAATGCAGATGCAACAACAATCGATTAAAATATATTATCATCGAATCCATAGACTGTGTAAGTTACAGTGCATCATATTAAATGGAAAATTATCTTCATACCAAGTTTTCAACGGAGAAACTTAAAGAGTTATgcctagcaaacacgttgatAACATACGTTCCTCTTACATAATTTTAAACTGcaaattataaaagaaaaatataaaataagaagAATGAATATCTTACCACATTCTCAATCGAGACTCCACTTTTTGGAGCTCTCTCTATAGATTCATATGCAGCATCAAACTTAGTTACAGCAGCTTGGATCAGACCCCAACGGCATGATAAGCCATTGCCTTTTCGAGACTCATCATAAGTTCCCATATTCTCCCTCTAAGCAACCAAAATACGATTCCACATTCTTTGACTTGTCTGATCCTTCCCTACAATCGAATCGACTGAGACGTAGAGATATGCCTTTGTCAGTGCGATGTCTTCAGCTGGCGTCCAAAGTCGACGAGGAAGATTGGAAGATTGGATTGGTTAAGGATTCTTTCCCTTTCCTTTCTTTTTTGTTACTGAAGTTCTTAACTATTGAGTTTGGAAAGGGGGAAATGGGGCATTCATATGACTTTGAAAGGAATACCCAACCCCATGTGGTTGTTCAACAGTCGATGAAAACGGACCACTGAATTGATTCATACCAAAAGGAGGGTATTGTATAGGAAATTGTGGTTGTTGGCTGGAATGATGATAGTGGGTTTGTGGGGTTACAAACACATTATCCGGATCAGGAGAAGTTGCAGGAACATGAACATTTTCATTTTCCTTGTTTGTTTGTTGACACTCGATTGACATAGGGTCTGACATACTTCACCAACAACTGCGCAAAACTTGAAATATTAGATTCATGCATAGTACAGACAAACCCCAGCATACAAACAACtaaaaatacaaccaaatattAGATCATGATATAATCCCTGATATTAGATTTTAATGAGTTTCTCCTTAAGAGAACACAAAAATCAACcaggaaaacaaactaaaaactaaaaaaatattatgaaaaattcAGATGTACAACTTTGTTACTTTGAATATGCAACAAAACTTTAATCAATATATAGGTTGATTACATCTCATCCAAGGAAAAAACTGGATGATAATTAAATCTACCGGATCTAAACAAAAACATATGATAATCAAAAACTGAAAGAACagcagaaaaacaaaaaattgaatctCACCAAACTTTTCTCTCTATCTTAATTTCTATGAAGCGATTGAATAAAGAAGAGAACAGATGAAATAGGGTTTGCATATTTTCATCTATTTATAGGCAAATCAAGATAACTCATGACCTAGTTTGTGGAGGGAATTCTGTTTACCAGATTTGTTATGCCGCCAAAATAATGGAGGGAGTTTTCCCGCGGCTGCGTAATGGATAATCTCTATGATtatcaaataaaaaatttcattaaaaaaatcaaTATTTACAGCTCGGCAAAGAAAGGTTCAGAATACAATAGGGTTGGAGAAAGAttttttttcattccttatatttAGGGAAAATTGTTAAAATATAGGATAAAGGATGTCTACCCACGATGCCACATATGAAGATGACCACACTAATCAGAATGTTATCCATGCCTACATCACTCCAACTCAACCTCATCTCACACCTCCTTGGATGTTTACTGGAATATATGGACCTCCACAACCTGCACCAAGACATGTTTTTTGGCAAAGCTTTGATGACTTGATCTCTCCACCAACCATTCCTTGGCTCCTTATGGGAGACTTCAACGAAATTATTGACCaacaagaaaagaaaggaggCAGGCCTGTCACCAATGGTCGGGTTAGATTGTTCAATAATTTCATAAACTCTCATGGCCTTATTGATTTGGGATTTCAGGGAGACTCTTTAACCTGTACCAACAATCAAATGGATGGTAACTTCATCATGGAAAGGCTCGACAGAGGCCTTGCAACACAACTTTGGCTAAATAATCACCCTCAATCACTTCTCAGACATCTCCCAAGAATTGGATCAGACCATGCCCCACTTCTGCTCAAtgaaaaagaaattgcaagaaattacaCAAAACATTTCTGAGTTGAACACTTGTGGTTTCTTCATCCACAAATGAAGGACGTAGTGCTTACAACCTGGCAACAACAATTTTCTCAAGAGGAGGCCGCCTCTGTAGGACAGAAGCTTCTTACAAGAATGCAAGAAACTGCATTGGCTTTGCAAAAATGGCACAAACAAACTTTTGGGCATCTACCAGATCTCCTAAAAGAAGAGGAATTTCAAATACAACTGGCTCAGTCCAAATGTGTAAAAACAACAGGCACGGAACTATTTTTTTAGCTGCAACAGGAAAGAGAGACTAGGAATTCGCACCTCATGCTACTGCACTGCCATGACCAATATTGGAAATAAAGAACTAGAATTGATTGGTTGAACAATGGCGACATCAACACCAGATTTTTCCATACAAAAGCTACAATCAACAACAGAATCAATCATATTCACCAGCTACAGGATGCAAACCAAAGATGGGTGTACAACCAAAGACAAATAGTTATACTAATGATACATCACTACAAACAGCAATACGTGGCTGCACCATCTACGATAGACTTGGAACTGTTTGCCAAAGTTACACCTAGAATCTCACAATTTCACTGCAACCGGTTAATGAAGCCGCCAACCTTTGAGGAAATTCACAAAGCATTGCAAAGTATTGGTTCTGAGAAAGCTCCAGGGCCGGATGGTTttacaagtaagtttttcaagACATTTTGGGATACAACTCAACCTCAAATTTGTGACCTTGCaaccaatttttttgaaaatgtgGAACTTGAAAACCCATTCAACCACACAAATATTACCCTCAtaccaaaatcagataacccaatTTCGGTTAATGATTATAGACCCATTGGCTTGTGCAATGTGGTCTATAAGATCATTTCCAAACTGCTGGTAGATAGGTTGAGACcaattcttcaatttcttgtcagTCTGTACCAGAGTGCTTTTGTGCCTAATCGAGCAATTCATGATAACATAGCTATAGCCACTAAGATTTTTCATCACATCTGATCCTCACCTCCtacaaaaaacccaaaaattgCCATGAAACTGGACATCAAGAAAGCCTATGACAGCCTAGATTGGGGTTTTATCAAGCAGACGCTAAACTCACTAGGTTTTCCAGCCAAGTTTGTGGAATACATCATGCTGTGTATAACTTCAGTGACGTATGCTATCAACATCAATGGTAATCTACAGGGACACATCAAGCCAACAAGGGGACTCAGGCAGGGTGACCCACTGTCACCATACATATTCATCTTGTGCGCTGAGATCCTATCCACCAATTTGGCCACTCTGGAAAATGCGGGAAAACTGAAAGGGTTATATATTTCGTCAAACAGCCCGCCAATTCTTCATTTTATGTATGCAGATGACTTACTTATTTCTTGTTCAGCGAATCAGGAAACATGCGACAACTTGAACAAAGTGTTACACAGCTACTCTGCCTCAGCAGGACAGGCAATAAACTTACAGAAATCGGTCATTATACATCACCCAAACACCCCTCCAAGTGTTCAACATTGGCTGACTCAGATGTTCAACATTCCAACAACGGCAAATCCTCCTAAATACTTGGGAGTGGATTTTAAGATTGGACGAAACTCGTCACCAATTTTTTCTCAACTGCTTCAAAGATTGGAAAGGAAAGCGAAAGGGCGGATGGCAAAATGTCTCAACCAGGCGGGAAGATGGTTACTCATAAACTCAAGCCTAATTCCTACAGCCAATCACATTATCCAAACGCAGTTGCTGCCGGTCCATGTTCACCAAAAAATAGACAAGATTGCGAGGAATTTTTTTAGGGTCATGATAAGGCGACAAAGAAGTTGCATATGGTAGGCAAAGAGAAGCTTCACCTACCAATAAAACAGGGAGGTTTGGGAATCGGAAATGCCAGGAAACACAACTTTGCACTTTTGGGAAAGCGAGTCTGGCAAATTCATAAAAAACCAAACACAATTTGCAACACTCTCTATCGAAGCAAATACTTGGGCATGGAATCGATCTTGAGAAGACTGCAACCTCCACGGGCAAATGCCAGCCCGACAtggaaaaatattacaaaaatatccCATTTTGTGCAGGAAAATTTTGTTGTCCAGATTGGGGATGGAAATTTTACTACTATTAAAGAAAAGTGGATACCACTGCATGAAAGTATACCAAACTTGGGACATATGGGCGACAATCTA comes from Papaver somniferum cultivar HN1 chromosome 7, ASM357369v1, whole genome shotgun sequence and encodes:
- the LOC113295737 gene encoding uncharacterized protein LOC113295737 translates to MASAKHPYDSDSSSSGNESDGDDSLSVFRSFRKKQRFGDNLDSTTEMKKSTGIITSIVPAMVATTMINVKGPHGGSVLVRRYIERDRNVHHNLIIKDYFSRGESKYPPSYFRRRYRMDIDLFKRILRGIHYHDDYFTQRVDAAKKYGLSPLQKMMASVKMLAYGCPADSVDEYIQIGESTAIECLKRFCDAIIGVFEEQYLRKPNEADIK